The DNA segment tttctttctctttttggaTGGTGTATCGGATGAATTGGATAAGCACtattgtataaggttttttttttttaataattgaagaGGATATAGGGTTAACTTCTTTTCATATAAATGgtgagctttttttttttttttagttttcccAGCAAGTTAATTGAAATAAGTTGAAAATAGCTTATGGACACAAAAGCTAATTTTATAGGTTCTCTCAAACACTTACAGAAGTGTTTGTGTCTTAATAAGCTATCGATAAGCATTTTCAAATGCATATTAAATTTTGACTTTTTTCTGAGTGGATGAATTACAGGAGGGTCAGTTCCACTGTGGAGGTGGTTGCTTGAACATGAATcctaattttcttaaaactttTGGATGAGTAAATGGCACATTTTCTGCCATTAAAGCTCGCAGTAGATGCCTGCTTCTATAGAAATTTCTTGGTGAAATGAAAGGCTGATCAAGTGACTAAGCCTGCAGGTGAATACGATGCATTATTCTATCAATCTTTGAACATATGGTGTATATCATGAAAGTACATCAACCTGTTACACTGAATTTAGGCACAGTTACAGACTACATTTCTTAATGTTACAAAAGCTATTTATCATAAAGCAGCTGCACTACTAAAGTTAAGGATTGTGGCTTCCATTATAAAGTTGAGTTTATTGtgtatgtacatatatatatatatatacaggtATACAAGATTAATCGCATATCAAGTATctaatttgatatattattacTTGATAATCTATTATCCATGTTTAAATTATCATAACTTAATTACTATCCTACTTTTCAGCCTTGGTTCATATTTTTGGTGTGAATTGTACACCATTAATTATCTCTTTGTATTGTGTCATTTAATTGAGTGTGTATTTTAGCAATCAAGAATAATTAAGCATTAGGACAAACTTTTCCATCATTACTTTTACAACAAGTTTGTTTTGTATGAGATCAACAAACAATATGATGTGGTGAAAGATATGACGCTGATATGTAACCATATTATTTAAGAAATCAGGATTTATAGATTAATCAAAATTAGGTAtacttttttttgtgaaaatataaaattgagatTTTTGTGTAAATGAGATGAGATTATATTAAACTAACAATATCAAAATGTTGTGTTGTGGTTGAGAAAGGTCATTTCTTTAAATGGATTGGTGTATATTGGGAAATTGGAGGCCTTGTACTCGAATGTTAACCATATGCAACTACAGCCTATAGGAAGTGTGCATATTTAGAAAGCACCATAACTATCTGTTTGTAATGCAAGTTTGGTTTGCACCCACTTTGATTTGCGTGTGGGGTTAAAAATGTATggaaggaaacaaaaaaataaagctgCAAAGAACTATTAACAATAGTAGTCTTTTCCCCCTGGAAAAATAAGCTACGAGCTATCGTCACTAATTCCAAAGGCAGCTTTCAGCTTGTTAATATCTGGCAGAAACTTGATGTTTTCCTGGATTGCCTGGTCAAGACAGGAAACCAAATCAGGCCCAGCACCAGCTTTCTGTTGGAGCTTAGCTTCGTCATGCTTTAGTTGACACACCAAAACTGATTTACCCATCTTCTGCTGCACCATGTTGAAAACAATGTTAGACCAAAGAGGAAAGTATAAGGTCATCGaattattctattatttataggtattttaatattttttaacttaaaaaaaattaaaataaattcttacaAGTTTACTAGTCGAATTTATGAGTTGAGTTTACGGAATTTTCATGCGTTTATataaactctcgagtttgataaGCTTAATTATATGTCAAAATACTTGCAGGAAATAGAACATGCTGTGGATGTCAGATGCTAAATTCATCCAAAATGTACAAATAATTTGGATCATCCACTAGCATAGCGGATAACCAAAGCAAGTTGAATTTGCAACAAGTTAACAGAGACCTCATTCAAGTAAAAAATCAGCACCAAACTTTTGGCCAGCTAACAATTCAATGATTGATTTGTATCATCAAATCAAACTGCACAATCAGTATTACAAATAGTCAAAGTTCAATATCATGGTCTTCACAACCTGTGTTTTTCACTGGCCAACAATCCACAACTTCCTTCCTCCCAAGACAGATAAAACAATTTCCAAGGATTGCAACTATCAGAAAATTGCAAAGAACCAATTTGGAATGCACAAAATACAATTTAGAAAAACCAACACACTAAGAAAAGGAAATAGAGAAGGCCAATCATCAAAGCATACAGGAACCAGAAAGTATAAAATTGTATGATGTCAGCCAAACCTCAATCATGTTTCCATGAATCCAGCTAGAATCAGTCCCCAATTAATCATCCTTGCATATAGGTTCAAAGCTTCTTTAGTTTATAagacttttaataattttatacactcttcaaaatttaaataagaaataacagATAATAAAACTAAGAGAGAATATGATAACAGAACTATGGAGTAGCTTACCTCAAACATGTTTATCTCATTATTCAAAGCTTTTTGCACTTTAGTAAGACGATCAGCGCAATTATTGACACAATTGATTACTTCTTCCTGCCTTTTGCTTCCATCAAAGCACTCATAtccacatttaaaaaaatctttctgCAATCATTCAATCAAACAATCAACTAGATGGAATTGAAAGTCTGCTTTATCAGGGAAACAAATTACCAAATATGCtcattttatgcaaaactaataTCAACGTATAATAAATCAAACTGGTGGAAAGGAAAATACAGGACTTAAGGTACAGATAGTCAAAACCTTTAATACCTAGAAATATAAAATCCATGTCATTTGCATTTATGACTTATAAGACCAGAAGAATCATACAATAATTTGAACTAAAACCAGAAACCAAGAAATAATGCGAGACAAAAATCAGCTAACCAAAAGAATACAACTTTCTGGTCCCAATTCTTATTCCATTTCTATCATCAAGACATAAAAACCATCCAATCTTCTGAGGAAAAATTAAGTACTAGCATCCAATAGTAAAAACAAACACTAAATTACTTATTGCAGAAAAGGACCAGAACTAACCGGAAGAGTAAAATTGGCATAGTCATAGACATGGGAAATCTTAGTTTGATAAGCCTCATCCAATTCTTCGAGTTTCTGATTCAGCAGCATCTCTGAAGCTAATTGCTCTTCAGCTTCTGTGTTATCCATGTGTTACTCACTGTCAACAATGAGGTCTGCACCCTTAGTTTTGAGGGTAAAAAAACTGCATGATCTGGTTTGATTTGCTTATTAAAAAGATTGCCTACTATAGCATTTTATCTAGTtgacttttttataataagcaAACCAAAATTCCTGAAAGCTAGGATTTACAATATGCAATGTAGAATCAAGCCACATACCATAGTTTTAAACAAAGTAAATCAGTGAGTTGAGGCAATTGCAGATATATAGAGTCAATATTCAACTGTGTAAACTAAACTTTGACAAAGAAAAGATACAATGACAGAGACAATAGGATCTGAATAAGCAAGAAATATTTATATGATAAGACTTAAAATTATGGCAAATAGTTTTGTTATTCTCAAATGAACCCAtaatctctttaaaaaaaatgaacccaTAATCTTTTATGCATTTATATTCAAAGGATAAAGAATTTTCTCGCAGAAAATCAATAGCACTATAGAGCCAGGCACGGTCAAATCAATAAGAATCTTCTATACAAATAACCTACACTTCCAATTAACATGATAACATCCAAAATTTGAGAACAAGGACTAGTCATAAAAAATACTCATTGAAATGTCGCAAGAACAAGGACTAGTCATCAAAAATTTGAGAAGTTGGCATTAGAATGAcaatatgtaaataaaaatttgagagTTGGAATTAGAATGAAAGTATGATTGCAAGAACAAGGAAAAACAGATAAGGAAATGTAATAAACAATATGAAGAATAGtcatcatgaataaaaaaatacacttaaaaagaaatttattgaaaaaaaactattttatttgaggggggaaaagaaacaagttaattgttaaaattgataatatagAAGATAGTCACAGtatgtaattaaaaaagattTCACCAAGATGATTGCAAGAACAAGATTTCAGTAAGAGATtagataaagaattaaaaagaaaataggaaaggGACAAGAATTTCTCAACAGAAATACCATCTGACTCATATACGAAGgaaaatcatttgaaattatttttaaggaaacatcacaaacatcaggtttgaaaatttgtattttccataaaaattataaaagcataacacaaaaacaaaattagggGCAAACAAAGAATCAATTAAGCGTCAAAGACCATCAAAATTCGTAGCACTGATGCCATTAAAAGACAGATAATGTGTCTCTCATGCATGAATATTACAGAAGATGAATCTTGCATGCAATTGCTACCATAAAAGCATAAAATgaaactcttttttattttagcgtaaagaaataaaaaaagaaagcagAAGAACAAAGAAATGGAAGATGATCCTAATCCCTCACCTGAAAACGTACGTATATGGGGGTTTAGGCGTTGGCTGTTGCAAATTCTTCTCGaaaactctctctctcactctatCCTTCGTCGCTATTGAAATTCGAAACTCTTCTGCGCGTTCTTCCTCCTTTTATACTATCCTGTTTCAAACGGAACGGTTTAAACACTTCGCGGGGTTTTTTTATACTATCCTGTttcaattttaatgaaatttaaaattttattttaaaatatttatttaaaacttaaaattttaatattaaataaaaataaatattagtcattttttaaatatttaaaataattttcatgctagataatatttaataataaaaaatgtaaacaaaCTTCCGCGCGAAGttgatatttaataataaaagagtAAATGATCCATTTAGCACATCCTTCTTTATGGCCACCATGACGATCTTCTCTCGACGATCTTCTCTCCTTCAACCATCGTTGTGCCCACACCTACCACAAGCCAGGATTGATATTTCCTCGTGGCAAATCGTTGGAGCCAACACCATGGTTTCAGATCAGGTGGTTATCAACGACTTTGTGGGTCTCTTCATCACCACCATAAATATTCATCGTCTTCGTCGGAGCAACAACACCTCCCTGCATGGCTCTTGGTTCGCTTAAATACGGGCTAGGGTTCAGGTGCTTTAGGCTTTGGGTTGGGCTTCTGATTCGATTCCCGACTAGGGTTCAACATGAAGGTTCGAGGTGGCGACGTGAAACGTGTGAGAGAGAACAAAGGGCTACCGTGTGAGAggagagaatttaaaattcttaccAATTAGGTGGAATTTCAATTCCTACTATTTTAGtctattaaaattcttttaaaaattgatgtaaatttaaattttttaaaatcctacATCCAAACAAATGACTTATTATATGAATATTTCAAAttcactaaattaaaattttaacacttCTACTCTATgtacttttttattaatatttatcattttagtatttattatcAAGTAACAACATTATTTCAAGtgaaatgaaacaaatttttgATGATCCGTTTGGtgggagaaaaaaataagtgacaaatatgatgaatgaaaataagaaaaataattaaaaataagtgagaaaaaagcaaaaatatatatgatcggtttaaataaacattaataaaaataggattaataaaaataggaaaaagaatAAGTAAATGCTTCCTTTAAATTTTTCTCCACTCTCATTTTTCTTCTACTAAACACATTCACCTTTTATTCACCTATTTCTTTTTTCACGATATTTGTCCTTCATGAAACAAAAGATATGGATAATAGTGTCACAGATTAAAGCTTCAATACAaccattatatataataaaaaataataaaacaataaggATAAACTATATAAATTTAGAAATATACATTATCTTGATAGTCACAAAATCTCACGTCACTTAAGAATCAAGACCACAAGCCTTATAAACATCCTCTCCTCTCTAACCACCTTC comes from the Glycine soja cultivar W05 chromosome 6, ASM419377v2, whole genome shotgun sequence genome and includes:
- the LOC114414243 gene encoding uncharacterized protein LOC114414243 — encoded protein: MDNTEAEEQLASEMLLNQKLEELDEAYQTKISHVYDYANFTLPKDFFKCGYECFDGSKRQEEVINCVNNCADRLTKVQKALNNEINMFEQKMGKSVLVCQLKHDEAKLQQKAGAGPDLVSCLDQAIQENIKFLPDINKLKAAFGISDDSS